Genomic DNA from Gossypium hirsutum isolate 1008001.06 chromosome A01, Gossypium_hirsutum_v2.1, whole genome shotgun sequence:
CATCAACTTTATTTTAACAACTTTAccctctaaatttttaaaattaatacactTTAGCTATCTTAATAAtgtaattcattaatttttaatttagtcactaaattttaaattaattttttaataaaaattaaaagaattttatacatttaatatatttaaatttatatttaatgcaTCAAGAATATCAAGATTATAACATATTATCAACATaggtaaaaaaaatatcaaaatatgtcgaaaattagaggtgtgcatggtcgggctacccggcccggcctgaaggccttcccgaaatgtgggaggatttgggcaaaaatataggcccgaaaaatgggcttggacaaaaaaaaaaggcccgtttaaaaaatgagcCGGGCCTCGAGTAAGGTATTTTTAGCCCGGGtccggcccgaattcactaaatgacaaaaaaaatctatattttttttttatttttgaatgctattttcttgttgttttcttcatattttgctaccattttactattatgttgctattattttgttggatattgtataaaatttattttattattaacttttttattattttaaaggcatttgttaatttttttattattttataatcatttgcttgttaagttgcatttatcttagtgttacttaagtctacatatttttcaaaatttattttcaatttgttgggaaatatttattttgatatttttagtatttttgatgtattatatatatttaaaaataataaaaaataatataaaaaattaatacggccgggccgggccaggctcgggttttagtatttttaaccGAGTcgagcttgggcaaaattttaggcccggcCGGGCCCGAGCCCAATAAATGAGTATGATTTTTTAGTTAAACCCGACCTAAACTCGGCCCGGACCATGAACACCTCTATCGGAAATACATCATTGTTTTTTTCAAAAgagtgaaagaaaaaagaagagattgtttatatttaaaagttgaaacttgatttaacaaaaaaaaacaaaaacaaaagacaAGTTATTTTACCACAACACCATTCACCAATTGATAAAATACTTTATTTTTAAGTTCAAAACCGTTAAATTGCTCAATAGTCGGCTGTTAacttaattatatgtttttttaaccATTAATTTTATTCCATATTTCCATGTCATATTGTAATTTTGggtttaaaatagtttttttaattataatatgacatgaaaatgaagtgaaataaaattaatggttaaaaaaaaacatattattaagTTAACAACCACATCAGCGTACTGTTACCAATTTAACAGTTTTGGACATTTATGTAAATTACCCTTAGCATGTCATAAACCGCATCAAATACAAATccatttctttttatatttatctcACACAAAAATAATGTATTTAAGCTTAAACCCTATTTCTATGGTAAAGTATTCAAGCTTATTCATAACACAAATAAGAATAAACGTAGCAAACTTTATTTATCAACTACACCTACTCATATGATAAAATGAGTATGACTTCAGTGGCAAGCATCCAGTCCGTAACTTATATAAATGAAGAGAGCAATCATATTCAGAACTTGAACAAATCACAATGCAAATACAACGTCAACAATATACATATATCCAACCACGTACATCTTTAACTATGCAACTCAATCAAATCCGAGCTTGACGTTGTGTAAAGATGTAGACCTCATCGAAACCCCTCCTACAGCATTCGAATTCACAAACATGCCAATCAGCTTACATTCAAAAGGATGGTGTCCTAATAGTGTCAAAACTTAAAAGGATTGATGTATCAGCTTACCCAGCTTTCCCACAAAACGTGGGGCTGTAATTATAAATAAGGTTGTCAAGCACTTTTTGAGCAGCTGGCCTATTCAGCGATCTCCTAGCCTCCCTGTAccagaaaaaaagaaagttaaattaCCTCATCTTCCAAACAGATGAAGGAAAGAGATGgtacttattttttataatttgggtACGGCAAAATGATGTTGGGGTTTGAACTCAAATTCTTATGCCAAGAACACAAATATCTCACCACTAGTCTGTCACATAATTAGAAATATGCGTTTTCTTCCCTTTCCTCTTTCATATATTCGTAAAACTACGGGCATTTCATTCTCAGCCAGAAAAACTACTTTGTAGTATAGCATGCTGAAAATGAAGTTTGCCTATTTCCTTTCCTTCTCCTTTCATACTAAACtgtttatattcttatattgtttatatactaaaatttatcaaatttccttTAAACATTTCTTCCTTACATACGCTCTAGGACGATGCAAAGCATATCCACATGGGAACAGCTGccaaaaacttaaataatatgcTGAAGTGCAAGATTGTGTCTCACTCGAATATAACAAACGCTCAGTTTGTTGTTGACTAAATTGTACGAATATAGAGAACTATTAATAACTTCCTTATTTAACATTCCTAACCTGATTAAAAAGTTTGCAACATGTTGTGTCACTTCAATGGCGTCATCTGAGTGTGGAATCATAGGCAAGCCCCATTCAAAAGCATTTTTCTGCAAAACATATGGTCAGACTATTCATAATGAAATGGAGTGTATTGGTGGATCATAGAATAACACTACAGTTTTGCAAACAAAACTAAAAGGAGTAAGAGAAACAGAAGCAGAGATACACAAAGAagtaaataaggaaaaaaaagacAGCAATTCCTCGTAGTAGTCATAGATATGATTATTATTTAACAAGAAAAATTACAAGTGTCATGCCAAACTGTACTGAGGCATAAATATGACGATGATCAGATAACACTAAAAGAGGTACCTCTGGATGCCACTGGAAGGCAGTGACAGGATAGCCATGTGCTTGCGCAGTGGAGACATATACCTATTATTAacacttcaatagaaataagGACATTTAAAGCAGCCATAAAATGTAATGAGATAAATCAAGTTAAGACATTTCCTATGGCATAGTGATGGTAAGATTCAGAACCTTGTTATTTTTATCTGTGCTTGTTGTTAAGATCTTGAAGAATCTGGACAGATTTGGAGTATTTTGAAGCTTCTCTGGCGAAATGCCATACTGTTACAATGAGACATTCATTTTAGGCAATACTAATTAGCTTGTACATATAAACATAACACAGACAATGTGCCACAGAAGAGGGTGGCAAGGATTCTCTTAATAAGCACATGAAAGAAAGATAACTTTTGAATAGGGATATATTATCTTTAACTCTGAAGAAATgttagcatctttcttctttaacagGTCTCTACTCTTAGCACGACATCTTGCCAGTTGAGTTTTCTTCTAAGTTAGGCTTTTAGAGACCAAGAATGAGGTTCAAGGAAATCAAATTACAGATTAGGAGAACAGAAGGCATGAACAATTTACTGTGCATTAAAATACATTTCATCCCTCAAATAATAACCTGCACAAGCTAACAAGTAGGAAGCTGTTAAAAGTGCCAAATAGAGGAAACAGGCAACCAGTggcaataaaattgaaaaaaaagaatgaaaacattGAATAAATCAGAATTTAGATCCTTCATTATCAGTTCATGGTTTTAGGAATGATCCAAAGAGGACATACTAGAGAAGCAAAAGACAAACAGTTACACGTTGTGcaactaatttaaaatattaatgaaaGGAGCCATGAAACTCACACGATGGTTTTGCATGACTAGGCAATCTGTGCCAAGCTTTTGCAGCAAATTTGGAGGAAATCTGGCAAAAGAGAATAACTATCAAGCTGTAGAAGTGTGGCACTCACTGGAGCAATGAACAAATAATTACACTCACTATAAGAAATCAGATAAGCTCTCACATAAAAAACGTCAACCAGGTTGGGCTAAGTAGAAAGTTTGTAACAATATCGTTCTGCTACTAACTTGGACCAAACTATAAATTATCAGCTTAAAATCACCTCATTTTTGCTACTGATTGAAAGGTTAGATATTATAAATGGATATACCTACAAAATTCATAAAGCCTTTTGATGATAAAGCAAACAGGAAATTAAGGTTTATTACTGTGCTCAGCTATTGCTATTTATCAAAGGTGTAACTCTGAAGTTCAGAGAAGTATTTATTAAACTCTCCTCAATCAAATAAGAACAAATTCAATGACACTAATCAGGAAGCTAAACAAGCACACATTTATTCTCTTCCTATTTAAGTGTTAAACTTGTTTATGGTCTTCACTAAAAGCTTCAGGTGAAGTCTGGTTACTGTACCAATTCATTGCCATGTGCCTACGGTGCAAGCAAAAGCTAACAAGAAAAGTGGTAAGCCATAGTACCAAAGTTTCACACCAAATATTATGCTATGGTCATCATTTAACCTGAAGAACAACTTCAGGAAATCTCATGCAACTAGTTGACTTCCTTTTCTCTATCCTCATGCAATAAAGTCCTTATTCAAATAGTGAAATGGAGAGATCAGTCTGACAGAACATAGACTGCATATGTATTGCAAGCCTCTTTCCCTTCTTAGCAGCGCATACAGAGAGGCTTTTGTTACTTCAACACGTCAACAGTTGTGAACTTTCCGATAAAGCATCTAATGCATGACCAGCAAAacatatttgaaatataaaatactTAATCCTCCAAggataataatttaaaaactgaGCAAAAGCATCAATAGAAAAATGGCACCAAAATCAAACAATACTAATGTACCATGAAAGGTAATAAAGGTTTCGTACCTTTGAAATACTGTTCCTTCAATATTAACATTTTCCACAAATTGGAGACTAGAGGCTTGATTTGATGCAGAAAATGGTTCAAGAATATTTTTGTCCTATCAGCAAGAAGAAAAAAAGTATGTATTCATTAAAATAagattttgttaaattttttataattcaacAAAGAAAATCCTTACGTAAAATAAGTTATTGGATACAGTAGTCATGGGTAGATTTAAGCTAACTTGAAATGAAGTGATTTCTAAAGAACCAGTAGGTAAGATTTTGAGATTTCAAATTTTTGAGATTTCAAATCCATTAGAAAATGTTTTCCAGCAAGGTCAACCATTGGTTTGGATGCCACAAACAAGGTAACCATGACATCCTAACAGATCAAATTCTGCAGTTTTCACAATATGATGAACATGCAGGAGTTGCCATTATTTAGCCATGTTAGGCCAACAGTAATCTTTCACAAATGGAAATTATAGAGTTCCttaaatcaagaaatttaaaaacGTCTCATTTTGTCATTTTGCCATGACGCATGAATGAATATTAGTAGAGAAAGTCCCAATAGTGAACAAAAGTTAACTACATCAAGAAAAGCCATATAAACAGATAAAAGCCTGAAGAAtataaattgtttttctttttttaaaaggaaaCAGATAAAAAAATGTCAGATAATGTGAGGTGCTTACTTCGCTGATAATCATTGTTAAAAGTTCAAAACCCAAACAAATGGCATATAACGGGAAATGATCTCCCCTATCGTTCTTCTCTATAACTTTCTGCAAAAACAcagaataaaaattttacatgcaACCCAAGGAAATTGGAAATATAAAAACATTTGAAGCATAAGTTGAAGAAACAATAGACTTGCCTGCTAACACCAATCTCTTGCCTATATTTTTGTCTTAGTTTCGTTTGAATTTCATAAAAtcaagaaacaaacaaatataaatataaattacctTGAAAATCTTTTTAGCAATATCATAATACAAGCCGTATTTAGACCACCCTCCTGTAAAAAGCACGCCATTAACCAATTCAAGCTTCTGCAATATGAAGGTGGAGAAGAGACTTAGCAAGCTGACAGGCTTTTGGCAAAGGAAGGCAACAACTATGCTAAAGTAGGTATCATAGCATCATAACACTGTCTAATCATAGCAAATCAAAGCAAGGAAATGAAAGGCATATGCATATGCAATCAACCAAGCAATCAAAATATCATTTCAAATATTAAGGTACTAAAGAATATCCAGAAAATGCAAATAAGCTAAAATTCGATCCTTCGCATAGACGGTAAGGAGATTGCAACAGCTGGTAGTATCctaattttatgatttaacaAAAACGAGAGAATTTTTTGTAATGCAGGAATAGCAAGCATTTTTATATTCTTACATTTAATTAAGAGGAAAAACTTATTatgaaacaaaatattaaaaatcacaGTATCGAATTTTACctaacaaaaagaaaatatttttcatgACCAGATAAGTTATTTAAGATTCGAAATCAGgaatttttctttccaaaaaatagatttaccaaaaaaaaaaaagaccgaCTGTCTATTTTTTT
This window encodes:
- the LOC107918036 gene encoding gamma-glutamyl hydrolase 2, which gives rise to MPSLFGSNPSSSDPANDTVPSPSSSCSSSLDMWNYFFVPILLCLTKELSLAKAQTSTGLLLPSQRGDGSADDSLISFSSCANADPKLYYRPVIGILSHPGDGASGRLNNDTNASYIAASYVKFVEAAGARIIPLIYNEPEEILFQKLELVNGVLFTGGWSKYGLYYDIAKKIFKKVIEKNDRGDHFPLYAICLGFELLTMIISEDKNILEPFSASNQASSLQFVENVNIEGTVFQRFPPNLLQKLGTDCLVMQNHRYGISPEKLQNTPNLSRFFKILTTSTDKNNKVYVSTAQAHGYPVTAFQWHPEKNAFEWGLPMIPHSDDAIEVTQHVANFLIREARRSLNRPAAQKVLDNLIYNYSPTFCGKAGRGFDEVYIFTQRQARI